In one Aerosakkonema funiforme FACHB-1375 genomic region, the following are encoded:
- a CDS encoding tetratricopeptide repeat protein produces MSSSSEHNQIQQSALSYVQVWGNLTVGNITQSVNQSNVPLPTEIPQNLPYSGTVEFAGRFGELETLHRKLQGRERVVIYAIAGMGGVGKTELAIQYALAHQEAYQGGICWLQAREQDIGFQIVNFAKTYLNLNPSDDLDLPNQVRWCWQRWREGDVLIILDDVNNYTQVKPYLPPSASRFKLLLTTRKRLLKSSQRLELDVLKPKAAIALLKLLIGRERLQQEPWIGKTLCKWLGYLPLGLELVGRYLERKPDLSLQEMLQRLQEKRLEQSSLQKPQEDMTAQLGVAAAFDLSWQELSPAAQEIGCLLSLLALAPFPWELVEQSALEHNSEKLEEIRDDTLLNLHLLQRIGAKTYRLHELIRQFLQKKLLGLAQAERLKNSVCQTAVKLAEQFPDIITQQQVQALSIFVPHIAEVATSLTTYFDDEKLNLTFSKIGKFYEGQGLYQQAEPWYNKSLSAVQKHLGEEHLNIARSLNNLAWLYWLQSRYSEAEPLYLQALVLQRRFLGEEHPDIARNMNNLAMLYRSQGRYSEAEVLYTQALEMGKKLWKDEEHPDVAFCLHNLAALYRNIGRFYEAETLHLQALELQRRLLGEEHSDVARSLNNLALLYFNQERYWEAEPLYLQVLAIWKHLLGEEHPNVALCLHNIALVYQKQKDYHKAEITHLKALKIRQTVLGNNHYDVALSLNSLASLYEEKRYYSKAEIMYKKALTIWKLILGKNHPNVAIVLGNLAQVYYLQGRYFEAENMHQKALQLRQMLGIRPKFSVCGRPSV; encoded by the coding sequence ATGAGCAGTAGTTCTGAGCACAACCAAATCCAGCAGAGCGCCCTCAGCTATGTTCAAGTTTGGGGAAATCTGACAGTTGGCAATATTACCCAAAGTGTAAATCAGAGTAATGTCCCTCTACCAACGGAGATTCCCCAAAACCTCCCTTATAGCGGTACTGTTGAGTTTGCTGGAAGATTTGGCGAACTGGAAACCTTACACCGGAAGTTGCAGGGGAGGGAGCGGGTTGTAATTTATGCGATCGCTGGTATGGGAGGAGTTGGCAAAACAGAACTGGCAATCCAATATGCACTAGCTCACCAGGAAGCTTACCAAGGAGGGATCTGCTGGTTACAAGCACGAGAGCAGGATATAGGCTTTCAAATCGTCAATTTTGCCAAAACTTATCTGAATTTAAATCCTTCTGATGATTTGGATTTACCCAACCAGGTGCGTTGGTGTTGGCAGCGTTGGCGTGAAGGAGATGTCTTAATTATTTTGGATGATGTCAATAACTATACCCAAGTTAAGCCTTACCTGCCACCCTCTGCTTCTCGTTTCAAGCTGCTGCTGACAACGCGAAAGCGGTTATTAAAATCCTCACAAAGGCTGGAATTAGACGTACTCAAACCTAAAGCAGCAATAGCTTTACTTAAATTGTTAATAGGCCGAGAACGACTGCAACAAGAGCCCTGGATTGGGAAAACCCTTTGTAAATGGCTTGGCTATCTGCCCTTGGGGTTGGAATTAGTTGGGCGGTACTTGGAGCGAAAACCTGACTTGTCTTTACAAGAAATGTTGCAACGGTTGCAGGAAAAGCGGCTAGAACAATCGTCATTGCAAAAGCCACAAGAAGACATGACTGCCCAATTGGGGGTAGCTGCTGCCTTTGATCTGAGTTGGCAAGAGTTAAGTCCTGCTGCTCAGGAGATAGGTTGTTTACTAAGTTTATTAGCTTTAGCTCCATTTCCTTGGGAATTAGTAGAACAGTCTGCACTTGAGCATAATTCAGAAAAACTAGAGGAGATCAGAGATGATACTTTATTGAATTTGCATCTGCTGCAACGTATAGGAGCTAAAACTTATCGCTTGCATGAGCTTATCCGACAGTTTTTGCAGAAGAAGTTGTTAGGGTTAGCTCAAGCGGAGCGGTTGAAAAATTCAGTTTGTCAAACAGCAGTGAAGCTAGCTGAGCAATTTCCTGACATTATTACCCAACAGCAAGTTCAGGCTTTATCTATATTCGTCCCTCACATAGCAGAAGTAGCGACATCCCTAACTACTTATTTTGACGACGAGAAATTAAATTTAACTTTCAGTAAGATAGGTAAATTTTACGAAGGACAAGGTTTGTATCAGCAAGCAGAACCCTGGTATAATAAGAGTTTATCAGCCGTGCAAAAACATTTAGGGGAAGAGCATCTCAATATAGCACGTAGTCTCAACAATTTGGCATGGCTCTATTGGCTTCAAAGCCGATATTCAGAGGCAGAACCTCTTTACTTGCAAGCTTTGGTACTGCAACGACGGTTTTTAGGGGAAGAGCATCCTGATATAGCACGCAACATGAATAATCTGGCAATGCTTTACCGAAGCCAAGGACGTTATTCCGAAGCTGAAGTTCTTTACACGCAAGCTTTAGAAATGGGGAAAAAGCTTTGGAAAGATGAAGAACATCCCGATGTCGCATTTTGTTTACACAATCTAGCAGCACTCTACCGGAATATAGGGCGTTTTTATGAAGCTGAAACTCTGCACCTACAAGCTCTAGAATTGCAACGAAGATTACTTGGAGAAGAACATTCTGATGTAGCACGTAGCTTAAATAATTTAGCGCTACTTTACTTTAACCAGGAACGCTACTGGGAAGCAGAACCTTTATATTTACAAGTTCTGGCTATATGGAAACACCTTTTAGGCGAGGAGCATCCTAATGTAGCGCTATGCCTTCATAATATTGCCTTAGTTTATCAGAAGCAAAAAGATTACCATAAAGCGGAAATTACACATTTAAAAGCATTAAAAATACGTCAGACAGTTCTAGGTAATAACCATTATGATGTAGCACTCAGCTTAAATAGTTTAGCATCGCTTTATGAGGAGAAACGTTATTATAGCAAAGCTGAAATTATGTATAAAAAAGCATTAACTATCTGGAAATTAATTTTAGGTAAAAACCATCCTAATGTGGCAATTGTATTGGGCAATTTGGCACAAGTCTATTATTTACAAGGACGTTACTTTGAAGCTGAAAATATGCACCAGAAAGCGTTGCAACTACGGCAGATGTTGGGGATTCGCCCTAAATTCAGTGTATGTGGTCGTCCATCTGTTTAG
- a CDS encoding GIY-YIG nuclease family protein: MNVNFHLNSWYTSIVIANSSGLYCDHLAVCLLLELLGNVTQHKDPYHPIFSSITALADALKAPIDEVKHSLELLHKLGLIQIDYCHEPELFLAGIICIKLNQRRISELSKTNATNNRNGYIYIVRSGSSNLYKIGRTTNFQKRLKTLQTSCATQLTVVKTFFSLDAVSLEKAAHCKFAHFRQKGEWFELNSEQLTQLLSWLEHCQ, translated from the coding sequence ATGAATGTGAATTTTCATCTAAATTCATGGTACACCAGTATCGTTATAGCTAACTCATCCGGCTTATACTGCGACCATCTAGCTGTATGTCTCCTGCTGGAACTACTAGGAAATGTAACTCAACACAAAGACCCTTATCATCCAATATTCAGTAGTATAACTGCACTGGCGGATGCACTCAAAGCACCCATTGATGAGGTCAAGCATTCTCTAGAACTTTTGCATAAATTAGGCTTAATCCAAATTGATTATTGCCATGAACCAGAATTGTTTCTAGCTGGGATAATTTGCATAAAGCTGAATCAACGCAGAATTTCTGAATTATCCAAAACGAATGCAACAAACAACCGCAATGGATACATATACATAGTGCGTTCAGGGTCAAGCAACCTCTACAAAATTGGCCGCACCACCAACTTCCAGAAACGCCTGAAAACATTGCAGACATCCTGTGCCACTCAATTAACAGTTGTGAAAACTTTCTTCTCCCTTGATGCAGTGTCTTTAGAAAAAGCGGCTCATTGCAAATTTGCACATTTCAGACAGAAAGGAGAATGGTTTGAATTGAATTCAGAACAACTAACCCAACTATTATCCTGGCTTGAACATTGCCAATGA
- a CDS encoding ThiF family adenylyltransferase, with the protein MSDSSYPNALPILLTPHKQIQFFLVGCGGTGGFLAPMLARLIVALEKGGIAASGTLVDFDVVDHLNVPRQNFCDADIGFNKAEVLATRYSLAYGIKLGAYANSFSVEMVKRQWHKLIILIGCVDNSAARTELGKALDSIDYYHANRELTRVWWMDCGNFGQGVPAGQVLLGSTNDFEPERAFNDLNNPNFCVNLPSPSFQHPDLLVPQPEELSLQQLSCAEIAAMNAQSLFINQRVAAEAIEMLSQLVLTKSLRRFATYFHCGSGSSRSRYTSQETLSSL; encoded by the coding sequence ATGTCAGACTCCTCATACCCTAATGCACTTCCTATTCTCCTAACTCCCCACAAACAAATCCAATTCTTCCTGGTTGGTTGTGGGGGAACAGGAGGATTTCTAGCACCGATGTTAGCGAGGTTGATTGTAGCTTTAGAAAAGGGTGGTATTGCAGCGTCAGGAACTTTGGTTGATTTTGATGTGGTGGATCACCTTAACGTACCGCGTCAAAACTTTTGTGATGCGGATATTGGTTTCAACAAAGCCGAAGTTTTGGCAACTCGATATAGCCTTGCTTATGGGATAAAGCTGGGTGCTTACGCAAATTCCTTCTCTGTGGAAATGGTGAAACGACAATGGCACAAACTCATTATTTTGATTGGTTGTGTTGATAATAGTGCAGCTAGAACAGAACTTGGCAAAGCTTTGGATTCAATAGACTATTATCACGCCAATAGGGAACTTACAAGAGTTTGGTGGATGGATTGTGGTAACTTTGGTCAAGGAGTTCCCGCCGGACAAGTTTTGCTTGGTTCGACTAACGACTTTGAGCCAGAAAGAGCGTTTAATGACCTGAATAATCCCAACTTTTGTGTTAATCTTCCATCTCCCAGCTTTCAACATCCCGACTTGCTTGTTCCACAACCAGAGGAATTATCTCTTCAACAACTTTCCTGCGCGGAAATAGCGGCTATGAATGCTCAGAGTCTCTTTATCAATCAACGAGTTGCTGCGGAAGCTATTGAGATGTTGTCACAGTTGGTACTGACAAAAAGTTTACGTCGATTCGCTACTTATTTCCATTGCGGTAGTGGAAGTAGCCGTTCTCGATATACTTCCCAGGAAACGTTGAGTTCTTTGTAA
- a CDS encoding glycine-rich domain-containing protein, which translates to MLALQPGFSVEDQAFMKKLEELNLDQIAFSLRHPQKGYGWDHAQTVLAIARYKMFLFLNYKHPECQLVPTQEIDEVWHQHILDTQKYAQDCQTLFGYFLHHFPYLGLGDETKHQEWQSCSAKTEFLFEKYFGVGVLCEDLNRWTTTYTEFRANPQHLP; encoded by the coding sequence ATGTTAGCTTTACAACCAGGTTTTTCTGTGGAAGACCAAGCATTTATGAAAAAGCTAGAAGAGCTTAACCTCGATCAAATTGCTTTTAGTCTTAGGCATCCTCAAAAAGGTTATGGTTGGGATCACGCACAGACTGTACTTGCGATCGCACGATATAAAATGTTTCTATTTTTGAACTATAAGCACCCTGAGTGTCAGCTTGTTCCAACCCAAGAAATCGATGAAGTTTGGCACCAACACATTTTGGATACCCAAAAGTATGCTCAAGATTGCCAAACACTGTTTGGTTATTTCTTACACCACTTTCCCTATCTTGGTTTGGGTGATGAGACCAAACATCAAGAGTGGCAGAGTTGTTCGGCTAAAACAGAATTTTTGTTTGAAAAATATTTTGGCGTTGGTGTGTTGTGTGAGGATCTAAACAGATGGACGACCACATACACTGAATTTAGGGCGAATCCCCAACATCTGCCGTAG